In Sorghum bicolor cultivar BTx623 chromosome 10, Sorghum_bicolor_NCBIv3, whole genome shotgun sequence, one genomic interval encodes:
- the LOC8083460 gene encoding ribose-phosphate pyrophosphokinase 2, chloroplastic isoform X1 — protein MAATAAASGTGSSFLSPRRSRSAASSTVRAAASRFRSPRSVLGSEQLRVAQEGKRMGGAAEPRAAVWTPKAPAPEARLAALPREPRDSRMKIFSGTANRPLAQEIAAYLGVDLGKILIKRFADGEIYVQLQESVRGCDVFLIQPTCSPVNENLMELFIMIDACRRASARSITVVIPYFGYARADRKAQGREPITAKLAANLLTEAGSDRVIVCDIHSTQALGYFDIPVDHIYGQPVILDYLASKTISEDLVVVSPDVGGVVRARAFAKKLLNARLAIVDKRRQGHNMSEVMNLIGDVKGKVAILIDDMIDTAGTITSAAALLKQEGAEAVYACCTHAVFSPPAIERLSGGVFEEVIVTNSILLPEDKCFPQLTVLSMANLVAETIWHVHRDGSVSSIFQ, from the exons ATGGCGGCCACCGCGGCCGCGTCGGGGACCGGGTCCTCCTTCCTCTCCCCGCGCCGCAGTCGCAGCGCCGCCTCCTCGACTgtccgcgccgccgcctcgcgcttCCGCTCTCCG AGATCCGTGCTCGGTAGCGAGCAGCTGCGGGTGGCGCAGGAAGGGAAGCGGATGGGCGGGGCCGCCGAGCCCAGGGCCGCCGTGTGGACGCCAAAGGCGCCCGCGCCGGAGGCCAGGCTTGCCGCACTGCCAAGGGAGCCGCGGGACTCCAGGATGAAGATCTTCTCCGGCACGGCCAACCGCCCGCTCGCTCAG GAAATTGCTGCTTACCTGGGTGTAGACCTCGGCAAGATCCTGATCAAGCGTTTTGCTGATGGAGAAATTTATGTGCAACTGCAAGAGAGCGTGAGAGGATGTGATGTGTTCTTGATCCAGCCCACATGCTCTCCTGTCAACGAAAACCTCATGGAGCTCTTCATCATGATTGATGCCTGCCGGCGGGCTTCAGCACGGTCTATTACCGTTGTTATTCCATACTTTGGTTATGCTAGAGCAGACAGAAAG GCACAAGGGCGTGAGCCCATTACTGCCAAACTTGCTGCAAATTTACTTACTGAAGCTGGTAGTGACCGTGTCATTGTATGTGATATCCATTCTACGCAAGCGTTGGGGTACTTTGATATTCCTGTGGATCATATATATGGGCAG CCTGTGATTCTGGATTACCTGGCCAGCAAGACAATATCTGAAGATCTTGTGGTTGTTTCTCCTGATGTGGGTGGTGTTGTTAGAGCACGTGCATTCGCTAAGAAATTATTGAACGCCCGTTTAGCTATTGTTGATAAAAGAAGACAGGGTCACAACATGTCAGAG GTCATGAACTTAATTGGTGATGTGAAAGGAAAAGTGGCTATCTTGATTGATGACATGATTGACACAGCAG GGACAATCACTAGTGCAGCAGCTTTGTTAAAGCAGGAGGGAGCAGAAGCTGTATATGCTTGTTGTACGCATGCTGTTTTCAG CCCTCCCGCAATTGAAAGGCTTTCTGGAGGTGTCTTTGAGGAAGTTATTGTGACAAACTCCATCCTGCTGCCAGAAGACAAATGCTTCCCTCAGCTGACGGTGCTTTCAATGGCGAACCTTGTAGCCGAAACAATTTGGCATGTTCATCGTGATGGCTCCGTCAGCAGCATCTTCCAATAA
- the LOC8083460 gene encoding ribose-phosphate pyrophosphokinase 2, chloroplastic isoform X2 — protein MAATAAASGTGSSFLSPRRSRSAASSTVRAAASRFRSPRSVLGSEQLRVAQEGKRMGGAAEPRAAVWTPKAPAPEARLAALPREPRDSRMKIFSGTANRPLAQEIAAYLGVDLGKILIKRFADGEIYVQLQESVRGCDVFLIQPTCSPVNENLMELFIMIDACRRASARSITVVIPYFGYARADRKAQGREPITAKLAANLLTEAGSDRVIVCDIHSTQALGYFDIPVDHIYGQPVILDYLASKTISEDLVVVSPDVGGVVRARAFAKKLLNARLAIVDKRRQGHNMSEVMNLIGDVKGKVAILIDDMIDTAGTITSAAALLKQEGAEAVYACSLPQLKGFLEVSLRKLL, from the exons ATGGCGGCCACCGCGGCCGCGTCGGGGACCGGGTCCTCCTTCCTCTCCCCGCGCCGCAGTCGCAGCGCCGCCTCCTCGACTgtccgcgccgccgcctcgcgcttCCGCTCTCCG AGATCCGTGCTCGGTAGCGAGCAGCTGCGGGTGGCGCAGGAAGGGAAGCGGATGGGCGGGGCCGCCGAGCCCAGGGCCGCCGTGTGGACGCCAAAGGCGCCCGCGCCGGAGGCCAGGCTTGCCGCACTGCCAAGGGAGCCGCGGGACTCCAGGATGAAGATCTTCTCCGGCACGGCCAACCGCCCGCTCGCTCAG GAAATTGCTGCTTACCTGGGTGTAGACCTCGGCAAGATCCTGATCAAGCGTTTTGCTGATGGAGAAATTTATGTGCAACTGCAAGAGAGCGTGAGAGGATGTGATGTGTTCTTGATCCAGCCCACATGCTCTCCTGTCAACGAAAACCTCATGGAGCTCTTCATCATGATTGATGCCTGCCGGCGGGCTTCAGCACGGTCTATTACCGTTGTTATTCCATACTTTGGTTATGCTAGAGCAGACAGAAAG GCACAAGGGCGTGAGCCCATTACTGCCAAACTTGCTGCAAATTTACTTACTGAAGCTGGTAGTGACCGTGTCATTGTATGTGATATCCATTCTACGCAAGCGTTGGGGTACTTTGATATTCCTGTGGATCATATATATGGGCAG CCTGTGATTCTGGATTACCTGGCCAGCAAGACAATATCTGAAGATCTTGTGGTTGTTTCTCCTGATGTGGGTGGTGTTGTTAGAGCACGTGCATTCGCTAAGAAATTATTGAACGCCCGTTTAGCTATTGTTGATAAAAGAAGACAGGGTCACAACATGTCAGAG GTCATGAACTTAATTGGTGATGTGAAAGGAAAAGTGGCTATCTTGATTGATGACATGATTGACACAGCAG GGACAATCACTAGTGCAGCAGCTTTGTTAAAGCAGGAGGGAGCAGAAGCTGTATATGCTTGTT CCCTCCCGCAATTGAAAGGCTTTCTGGAGGTGTCTTTGAGGAAGTTATTGTGA